In one window of Buchnera aphidicola (Rhopalosiphum maidis) DNA:
- the rsxG gene encoding electron transport complex subunit RsxG — translation MKSFKETIINAFLMSFFSFFSLSTVVLVKNITSYQIKNIKEKEKNIFIKQVIPKSMYNTFDKKFFFVKNKLLGDKKKHSLWLLFKAKKAKAAIVESIAPDGYSGSISILVAAYFNGKIIGVRVLSHKETPGIGDKIEISISNWITKFKNMNVVDLKDKKFLLKKYGGEIEQFTGATITPQSVTNAIKRTVVFIKRLPLIFSL, via the coding sequence ATGAAATCTTTTAAAGAAACTATAATAAATGCATTTTTAATGAGTTTTTTTTCTTTTTTTTCTTTATCAACCGTAGTTCTTGTGAAAAATATAACAAGTTATCAAATAAAGAATATAAAAGAAAAAGAAAAAAACATTTTTATTAAACAAGTTATACCAAAAAGTATGTATAACACTTTTGACAAAAAATTTTTTTTTGTAAAAAATAAATTGTTAGGAGATAAAAAAAAACATAGTTTATGGTTGTTATTTAAAGCTAAAAAAGCTAAAGCGGCTATTGTTGAAAGTATTGCGCCAGATGGATATTCTGGATCAATTTCCATCTTAGTTGCTGCATATTTTAATGGAAAAATTATTGGTGTACGAGTTTTATCTCATAAAGAAACTCCAGGAATTGGAGATAAAATTGAAATATCTATTTCTAATTGGATTACAAAGTTTAAAAATATGAATGTAGTGGATTTAAAAGATAAAAAATTTTTATTGAAAAAATATGGAGGTGAAATTGAACAGTTTACAGGAGCTACAATTACACCTCAATCTGTTACTAATGCTATAAAAAGAACAGTTGTCTTTATTAAGAGATTACCATTAATATTTTCATTATAA
- the nth gene encoding endonuclease III: MNKKKRSEILFLFYKKNSNPKIELIFSSDFELLLSVILSAKSTDIMVNKITSTLFKVANTPQGILQLGFNRLRYYIKGIGLYNTKALNIINTAHLIKTKYNNKVPSKRIELESLPGVGRKTANIILNVLFNKKTIAVDTHVFRVANRTGFAKGKNVVEVEKKMIKMVPSIFKKYVHFWFVLHGRYVCTARKLKCKTCLIEKLCEFDKKK, translated from the coding sequence ATGAATAAAAAAAAACGTTCTGAAATTTTGTTTTTATTTTATAAAAAAAATTCTAATCCTAAGATAGAATTAATTTTTTCTTCTGATTTTGAATTACTTTTATCAGTTATTTTATCTGCGAAATCTACTGATATTATGGTGAATAAAATTACTAGTACTTTATTTAAAGTAGCAAATACCCCTCAAGGTATTTTACAATTAGGTTTTAATAGACTCCGATACTATATTAAAGGTATTGGTTTATATAATACTAAAGCTTTGAATATCATTAATACTGCACACTTAATTAAAACTAAATATAATAATAAAGTTCCATCAAAAAGAATTGAGTTAGAATCTTTACCTGGAGTTGGTAGAAAAACAGCAAATATCATTTTAAATGTACTTTTTAATAAAAAAACTATTGCTGTAGATACACATGTTTTTAGAGTAGCTAATCGTACTGGATTTGCTAAAGGTAAAAATGTAGTTGAAGTTGAAAAAAAAATGATTAAGATGGTTCCATCTATTTTCAAAAAATATGTTCATTTTTGGTTTGTTTTGCATGGTAGATATGTTTGTACTGCTCGTAAATTAAAATGTAAAACATGTTTAATAGAAAAATTATGCGAATTTGATAAAAAAAAATAA
- a CDS encoding electron transport complex subunit E, whose amino-acid sequence MELKIFLKERLWNKNSSLVQLLGLCPVLAMTTNSVNAIGLGITTTFVLTITNSIISLLKYFIPKDIRIPIYMIIVSSTVTCIEMLLHAYQFNLYQSLGIFIPLIVTNCIVVGRADCIAYKSSFLVSFLDGILIGLGSTFAMFIIGSIREILGSGTFLFGLNKIFNLFDSSFFFTLLNKKYTIILAILPPGGFLILGFTIAFKNYLDLNKKKCLKCFNSCKLKK is encoded by the coding sequence ATGGAACTAAAAATTTTTTTAAAAGAAAGGCTATGGAACAAAAATTCTTCTTTAGTACAACTTTTAGGTTTGTGTCCAGTTTTAGCTATGACTACAAATTCTGTTAATGCTATAGGATTAGGAATAACAACTACTTTTGTATTGACTATAACAAATAGTATTATTTCACTTTTAAAGTATTTTATACCTAAAGATATTAGAATTCCTATCTATATGATAATCGTTTCCTCGACAGTGACTTGTATAGAAATGCTATTGCATGCCTATCAGTTTAATTTATATCAATCATTAGGTATTTTTATTCCTTTAATCGTAACTAATTGTATTGTCGTCGGAAGAGCAGATTGTATTGCTTACAAAAGTTCTTTTTTAGTTTCTTTTTTAGATGGTATTTTAATAGGATTAGGATCAACATTTGCCATGTTTATAATTGGTTCTATACGTGAAATATTAGGAAGTGGAACTTTTTTATTTGGTTTAAATAAAATTTTTAATCTTTTCGACTCTTCATTTTTTTTTACATTGTTGAATAAAAAATATACAATAATTTTAGCTATTTTACCTCCAGGTGGATTTTTAATATTAGGTTTTACTATTGCTTTTAAAAATTATTTAGATTTAAATAAAAAAAAATGTTTAAAATGTTTTAATTCTTGCAAGCTAAAAAAATAA